Proteins from a genomic interval of bacterium:
- a CDS encoding BatD family protein — protein MTGEIKVKSEKLKVKSCSIRLRRVKILLFLLALVPVKIFAQEISISAVVDNNKAALDDLIVLTINISGNVSSIPNPTLPKLQDFHVYSSESSQNVSIINGKMSVTTSFNYVLAPKKEGKFVIGPVELSFRGRVYKTEPINVEITPSTRKGQAKSQPAAKPITRGSRSGDGDVFIETSVNKKRAYLNEQVTLSFKFYTRIRLFENPEYIPPEKTGFWVEDLPPQVTGYENRDGSQYQVTEIKTALFPTNSGKLTIGPATLKYTESSDPFGFFLNSRPVTLKTEPITIDVLPLPEEKPGYFKGTVGVYNIESEIDKNEVQAGKPINYKIKIKGEGNIKVINEPELGLPDDFKVYPSGSSDNVKKMNYRVQGDKTYEYYIIPRKPGKLTIPGINYPCFNPETGKYVTLKTKDFLITVKQSAEEETVKENLSGGSPVKEEVRLITKDIRPIKLYLSSKKERLLVKKHLLLLIISLPMLLLIFAKIYSRHYEQIEFNPVYKREKRANKLVQKRFKEANRLMVSGDKKDYCHLIAKSILGFIGDKLNIAEMGLTSETLKDILKVRNISEDAQKRIIEFLDKCDYIEFSPVEPEPGWRNKIYDEAKEIVLFLEKQKWQKN, from the coding sequence ATGACTGGTGAAATAAAAGTTAAAAGTGAAAAGTTAAAAGTGAAAAGTTGTAGCATCCGCCTGAGGCGGGTAAAAATATTATTATTTTTGCTGGCTTTAGTCCCTGTTAAAATTTTTGCGCAAGAAATATCCATTTCCGCCGTGGTGGATAATAATAAAGCAGCACTTGACGATTTGATTGTGTTAACAATTAACATCAGCGGGAATGTCAGTTCAATACCTAATCCAACCCTGCCTAAGCTGCAGGATTTCCATGTTTACTCGTCTGAAAGTTCCCAGAATGTTTCTATCATTAATGGGAAGATGTCGGTTACTACAAGTTTTAACTATGTCTTAGCCCCTAAAAAAGAAGGAAAATTTGTTATTGGGCCGGTTGAACTTTCTTTCAGGGGCAGGGTTTATAAAACCGAACCAATAAATGTCGAGATTACGCCTTCGACCCGGAAAGGGCAGGCCAAAAGCCAGCCGGCGGCAAAACCTATAACAAGGGGAAGCAGAAGCGGGGATGGAGACGTTTTTATAGAGACAAGTGTAAATAAAAAAAGAGCATATTTAAATGAACAGGTAACTCTTTCTTTTAAGTTTTATACCAGAATCAGGCTTTTTGAAAATCCTGAATACATACCTCCGGAAAAAACGGGTTTTTGGGTGGAAGATTTGCCGCCTCAGGTTACAGGCTATGAAAACAGGGACGGCAGTCAATATCAAGTGACAGAAATAAAAACAGCGCTTTTCCCTACAAATTCAGGTAAATTAACTATTGGCCCGGCTACCTTAAAATATACCGAAAGCAGCGACCCGTTTGGTTTCTTTTTAAATTCAAGGCCGGTTACATTGAAAACGGAACCTATTACTATTGATGTGCTGCCGCTCCCTGAAGAAAAACCCGGTTATTTCAAAGGGACGGTGGGTGTTTATAATATTGAAAGTGAAATTGATAAAAATGAGGTCCAGGCGGGAAAACCCATTAATTACAAGATAAAAATAAAAGGAGAAGGCAATATAAAAGTAATCAATGAACCGGAATTGGGTTTGCCGGACGATTTTAAAGTTTATCCATCGGGAAGTTCAGATAATGTGAAAAAGATGAATTACAGGGTTCAGGGTGACAAGACTTATGAATATTATATAATACCAAGAAAACCGGGAAAGCTGACTATACCTGGAATAAATTATCCGTGTTTTAACCCTGAAACAGGGAAATATGTGACTTTAAAAACAAAGGATTTTCTGATTACCGTCAAACAGAGCGCGGAGGAAGAAACTGTAAAAGAAAATTTATCAGGTGGTTCTCCTGTTAAAGAAGAAGTCAGGCTGATTACGAAAGATATCCGCCCCATAAAATTATACTTGAGTTCAAAAAAAGAGAGATTACTGGTAAAAAAACATTTATTGCTTTTAATAATAAGTTTACCAATGTTGTTGTTGATTTTTGCTAAAATTTATTCAAGACACTATGAGCAGATTGAGTTTAATCCGGTTTATAAAAGGGAGAAAAGAGCGAACAAATTAGTTCAAAAAAGATTTAAGGAAGCAAATAGGTTAATGGTTTCAGGCGATAAAAAGGACTATTGCCATTTAATTGCAAAATCTATCCTGGGTTTTATTGGCGATAAATTAAATATAGCTGAAATGGGTCTGACATCTGAAACATTGAAAGATATTCTTAAAGTGAGGAATATATCCGAGGACGCGCAAAAAAGAATTATAGAATTTTTAGATAAGTGTGATTATATCGAATTCAGCCCTGTAGAACCTGAGCCGGGATGGAGAAATAAAATTTACGATGAAGCGAAGGAGATAGTATTATTCCTGGAGAAACAAAAATGGCAGAAAAACTGA
- a CDS encoding tetratricopeptide repeat protein, whose amino-acid sequence MKKNKTILIFLLFLFSGWDMPIFWKKKKADNLYSQKEYLKALDLYQDIQTNGNDKAVAGYNKGNTLYRLGRYDEAENALKKALQSKDENVLEKAHYNIGNALYRQGRLEEAIKSYEETLKIDSTDEDTIYNIEFIKKKLQAEQQQQDKKKDKNKNENQDKQNKQEEQGKKQTTSDQKQDKKENKNEGESRDIKKQAHENKKENKSESEKDKKNNKKNTGKKDKNSPEEKAKTEQARQILDAIKLDEKKLKQNLNEKEEFNKQEEKVEYDW is encoded by the coding sequence ATGAAAAAAAACAAAACAATTTTAATTTTTTTATTGTTCTTATTCTCAGGCTGGGATATGCCAATTTTTTGGAAAAAAAAGAAAGCCGATAATCTCTATTCCCAAAAAGAGTATTTAAAAGCCTTAGACCTGTACCAGGATATCCAAACAAATGGTAATGATAAAGCGGTTGCCGGTTATAATAAAGGTAATACGCTATACCGTCTGGGGAGGTATGATGAAGCAGAAAATGCGTTAAAAAAGGCACTGCAGTCAAAAGATGAAAATGTCCTGGAAAAAGCACATTATAATATCGGGAACGCATTATACAGGCAGGGGAGGCTCGAAGAAGCCATTAAATCCTATGAAGAAACCCTTAAAATTGATTCAACGGATGAAGACACAATATATAATATAGAATTTATAAAGAAAAAACTCCAGGCAGAACAACAGCAGCAAGACAAAAAAAAGGATAAAAATAAGAACGAAAACCAGGATAAGCAGAACAAGCAGGAAGAACAAGGTAAAAAGCAGACAACAAGCGATCAAAAACAGGATAAAAAGGAAAATAAAAACGAAGGGGAATCCAGGGACATTAAAAAACAGGCCCATGAAAATAAAAAAGAAAACAAATCTGAATCTGAAAAAGACAAGAAAAACAACAAAAAGAATACCGGTAAAAAAGATAAAAACAGCCCGGAGGAAAAGGCAAAAACAGAACAGGCCAGGCAAATATTAGATGCCATAAAGCTTGATGAAAAGAAACTCAAGCAGAATTTAAACGAAAAAGAAGAATTTAACAAGCAGGAAGAAAAAGTCGAATATGACTGGTGA